CTCGGCCCCGTTTTCGGCTGTCTCAGCCAGTTGCTTTATCTCGGTCTGGGACTCGCCGGCCTGCCGGTCTTCACGCAGGGCGGCGGCCCGGCTTATGTGCTGCAGCCGACGTTTGGCTATCTGCTCGGCTTTCCGCCCGCCAGTTTCCTCACCGGCATTTTGATTCACGGCCGCTCCGGCGGCGGCCGGCAGCTTCCCGCCCTGCCCCTCCCCCGCCTGCTGCTGGCTTATGCCGCCGGCATGGCTGCGATTTTTACACTCGGCATCGGGTATCTCTGGCTGAATGCCAGATTCGTTTTGGGAAGCGGCCTGACTTTGACCCAGGCGTTGTGGACCGGCGGCCTGATTTTCCTGCCCGGCAGCCTCGTTAAGCTCGGTGCACTCAGCATGCTCTACCGGTTGTTGCAGACGCGTTTGACGGTTGCCCCACCCCATCTCTGAGGAGTCATGTGCACATGGCAGAATTCATTCTTGGTATTGAAGGCGGCGGCACGGCGCTGAGCGGCTGCCTGCTGCGCGGCGACGGCGTCATTTTGGCCTGTGCCCAGGCGGAACCGGTGATCTATGCGCAAGTGCGCGGCGGCATCAGCCAGCCGATTCTGCAGTTGCTGCGCCGTCTGCAGCAACAGGCACAGCTTCCGCCGCAACCCGTTGACTTCGCCGGCGTGTGTTCGACCGGCATCGGCCGCGCCACCGACCGCCAAATTGTGAGCGAAGCGCTGGCGGCAGTGAACCTCGCGCGCCATCTCACGGTGGACAGCGACGCCATGAGCGCGCTCACCGGCGCCTTTGCCGGCGCGCCCGGCATCATCGTGGCGGCCGGCACCGGCTCCTTTGCCTTTGCCCGCACCGGAGAGGGACAGTTCGTGCGCGTCGGCGGCTGGGGATACCTGCTGGGCGATGAAGGCAGCGGCTTTGCCCTGGCACGCAACGCCATCAATGCCGCCCTGCAGGATTGGGACGGCCGCGGCGAGGCCACCAGTCTGCGCCGGGTGTTCGAACGACATTTTGAGGTGGAAAGCATCGAGCTGAGCATCAGCAAGATTTATCAACCCGGTT
The window above is part of the candidate division KSB1 bacterium genome. Proteins encoded here:
- a CDS encoding biotin transporter BioY, yielding MPLTPTTGNRRERLRAMILTSLFTALTAFGAFLRIPLPLVPLSLQDFFVLLSGSLLGPVFGCLSQLLYLGLGLAGLPVFTQGGGPAYVLQPTFGYLLGFPPASFLTGILIHGRSGGGRQLPALPLPRLLLAYAAGMAAIFTLGIGYLWLNARFVLGSGLTLTQALWTGGLIFLPGSLVKLGALSMLYRLLQTRLTVAPPHL